In one window of Chryseobacterium viscerum DNA:
- a CDS encoding type I polyketide synthase: protein MKNLTIIGLTPFEKPDVNLIPKLHQAGAFPVLSLGNEITAAQEALHQLDQIDVPSYGIYFSKDNFASLQISEKVRFAILPFGMLKPFNLPVVYQVSSLEEAIQAEQSGAEGIIIKGNEAGGLVGYESTFVLFQRVIKEIQNIPVWLQGGIGLHTAAASKALGATGVVLDSQLALFPESSVPKDLKEACSKLNGTETKVIANHRVLVRPNSPVLPENVTAEDLKQYFTGLDLSTCYIPMGQDISLATDLYEDFKTLKKLIFGFKEAMYGHLKQAKALKVINKDNPMAQELGLRYPIAQGPMTRVSDVPLFANAVAEAGALPFVALSLLKGESAKSLVMDTKKLAGEKTWGVGILGFAPQELREEQTSYILEAKPPVVLIAGGRPAQAKVFEKAGIKSFLHVPSPALLDIFLKEGAKNFIFEGRECGGHVGPLSSMVLWEKQIERILKEEHPENISVFFAGGIHNAFSTAFVSIMAAPLAARGVKIGVLMGTAYLYTHEAVQTGAIQEEFQAQAMQAKDTVLLETAPGHETRCLNTAFANHFNTEKAKLLAAGVDKKQVWEQLEKLNVGRLRIAAKGIERQGDKLVSIPKDDQLDLGMYMIGQVATMHNRVISLAALHQSVVDNYEHIQNAALPEEPISTEKPLDIAIVGMECIFPGAKNLDEYWRNIILGKDSVTEVPDERWNKELYYKPDSNESDVSHSKWGGFIPKIDFDPLAFGIPPQSLAAIEPTQLLTLLVAKRAMEDAGYGEKYINRENISVIIGAEGGNDLANSYSFRGYYKQVFGELHEEVKEAFPHTTEDSFPGILANVIAGRITNRLDLGGRNFTVDAACASSLAAIDLACQELVLGKSDMVLAGGADLHNGINDYLMFSSTHALSRKGRCATFDGDADGIALGEGIAILVLKRYEDAVRDGDRIYSVIKGVGGSSDGKALGLTAPRQIGQVRALERAYSQAGISPASVGLVEAHGTGTVVGDKTELSALTNLFSRSGALPGQTHLGSVKTQIGHTKCAAGLAGLIKASLAVYHGVKPPTLHLQQPNAYYNSETSPFAFHAESGLWGEKNRYAGISAFGFGGTNFHTVIANHPKQDNSIAMQSWPSELFVFRGNTYEEAKGESSKVKALLEINDGIPLKDIAYSLSISSEKPIQFSIVADTAEDLMMKLELVLLGIETKDTFTVNKKEGKVAFTFPGQGSQRINMARDLFVVFPAMRKIIDEYPELEKVVFPSKTFNEADLKQQKETIKDTRLAQPLLGIVDLALAKFLESLGIIPDMLAGHSYGEIPALCFAGVFGEDKLVDLSVKRAQSILDSVEGGDPGSMLAASATPERLQSIIAKVEGCYPVNFNAPTQCVIAGSTEAINKLLEVLKQEGISAKKLEVACAFHSPLLAKSKNLYAEVLKDVPFQEMQIPVWSNTTAKVYPANPSEIKERLTDHLVQPVRFVEQLQAMYNDGARIFIEVGPGKVLTGLTKSCLEKDQLTLYVEDNSRNKFSHLLCMLAQYLGTGRSFNIDKLFDGRSVKVIDLNQPELYKKSPAIWRVNGQTAYPTTGNLPANGALPLINPIPMNNFTNNTQASATEAQSTAERMLQEYLNSMKLMIQAQRDVMLSFMGQNPQAFPAPVYHSPAPVAAHQPISSIPVQPVQQERPVAVAAVKQAPTRDIKSLLLQVVSDKTGYPQEMLGMEMDLEADLSIDSIKRVEIIGTLRNELGTLGNGNTNEDTVMEQLAGIKTLSGLVSWLTEFSGAETTATPEKNGSSAEPTSSKPQTQPTFSLEDLQNAILNIVSEKTGYPKEMLGLDLDLEADLSIDSIKRMEIIGDLKTKIGFGQNLEQADDVMEKLAAIKTLRGLASWISEMNGETNEAVHEVKETNIAEPTQNVLSRLRFDITPTDDFLVQNTEVLQGKRFAITQDDNKQTSAIKEALEKHGAIVELVDTEKDFSNIDGLIMLDLFSATDKPSIIDHVDLIKKLDFDKAKWVYLISDIPAHLQEITDASILRHHQGYPGLFKSLAREFDNTTCRLISLGTPQEVDQIAEITLKEILTNDKPAEVIYKNDQRHKVDIIPSPLSTSLNEAHIQLDQKSVVLVLGGAQGITAELAKHMSQAYPCTYILVGRSADPREGALELKEFEAMKTKEEIRGFLIRSGQFTAPAEIEKETTKIFKNNQILRTIRDMEALGNTIIYQSLDLCDEEGLSNLISSIYEKYNRLDGVIHGAGLLEDKLFKQKTTSSFGRVFDTKVKPLRVLAEQLRSDCQFVVLFSSIASVYGNKGQTDYAAANSVLDDYANALNKRLKGKVISINWGPWKGAGMVSSTLESEYERRGISMIPLDEGKEIFLNEIKYGTESQVLIMSGNNW from the coding sequence ATGAAAAACTTAACCATTATTGGACTGACGCCTTTTGAAAAACCAGACGTTAACCTTATCCCTAAACTACACCAGGCGGGTGCATTTCCCGTTTTAAGTTTAGGAAATGAAATAACGGCTGCACAGGAAGCGTTACATCAACTTGACCAGATAGACGTACCATCGTATGGTATTTATTTTTCTAAGGACAACTTCGCCTCTCTTCAAATTTCTGAAAAAGTAAGATTTGCGATCCTTCCCTTCGGAATGTTGAAACCTTTCAATCTACCTGTTGTTTATCAGGTAAGCAGTTTGGAAGAAGCCATACAGGCTGAACAATCGGGAGCAGAAGGAATCATTATTAAAGGAAATGAAGCAGGCGGATTAGTAGGCTATGAATCCACGTTTGTATTATTTCAGCGTGTGATCAAAGAAATTCAGAACATTCCGGTGTGGTTACAGGGAGGAATAGGCCTCCATACTGCAGCAGCATCAAAAGCATTGGGAGCAACAGGAGTTGTACTGGACAGTCAGCTTGCCCTGTTTCCTGAAAGTTCAGTTCCTAAGGATCTGAAAGAAGCCTGCTCAAAACTGAATGGTACGGAAACTAAGGTGATTGCTAATCATCGTGTATTAGTAAGACCCAATTCACCTGTATTACCTGAAAATGTAACAGCTGAAGATCTGAAACAGTACTTTACCGGTCTTGACCTTAGTACCTGTTATATTCCTATGGGACAAGACATTTCGCTGGCAACAGACCTGTATGAGGACTTTAAAACCCTGAAAAAGCTGATTTTCGGATTCAAAGAGGCTATGTATGGACATCTGAAACAGGCAAAAGCACTGAAGGTAATCAATAAAGACAATCCAATGGCTCAGGAGCTGGGGCTGCGTTATCCTATCGCTCAAGGTCCTATGACCCGTGTAAGTGATGTTCCTTTATTTGCCAATGCAGTAGCGGAAGCAGGAGCCTTACCTTTTGTTGCCTTATCCTTATTAAAAGGAGAATCTGCAAAATCTTTGGTGATGGATACCAAAAAACTGGCTGGAGAAAAAACATGGGGTGTAGGGATCCTGGGATTTGCACCGCAAGAATTAAGAGAAGAACAGACCTCGTATATATTAGAAGCTAAACCTCCTGTGGTTTTGATTGCAGGCGGAAGACCAGCTCAGGCTAAAGTATTTGAAAAAGCCGGAATAAAATCATTCTTACACGTTCCTTCCCCTGCCCTTCTGGATATTTTCCTTAAAGAAGGTGCTAAAAATTTCATTTTTGAAGGACGCGAATGTGGAGGGCATGTAGGTCCTCTTTCAAGTATGGTCCTTTGGGAAAAACAAATTGAACGTATCTTAAAAGAAGAACACCCTGAAAACATCAGTGTCTTTTTTGCAGGAGGGATTCACAACGCATTTTCAACCGCGTTTGTTTCTATCATGGCTGCACCATTAGCTGCAAGAGGAGTAAAAATTGGTGTATTAATGGGAACTGCTTATCTCTATACACACGAAGCGGTACAAACCGGAGCCATTCAGGAAGAATTCCAGGCGCAGGCTATGCAGGCAAAAGATACCGTTCTATTAGAAACAGCCCCGGGACATGAAACCCGTTGTTTAAATACTGCATTTGCCAACCATTTCAATACAGAAAAAGCAAAACTTCTTGCTGCCGGAGTGGACAAAAAACAGGTGTGGGAACAACTTGAAAAATTAAACGTAGGCCGTTTACGAATTGCGGCTAAAGGTATAGAGCGTCAGGGTGATAAACTTGTCAGCATTCCTAAAGATGACCAACTAGACTTAGGAATGTACATGATAGGACAGGTAGCCACGATGCACAATCGAGTGATCTCATTAGCTGCTTTACACCAAAGTGTTGTAGACAATTACGAGCATATTCAGAATGCGGCGTTACCGGAAGAACCTATTTCTACAGAAAAACCTCTGGACATCGCTATCGTAGGGATGGAATGTATATTCCCTGGTGCTAAAAATCTCGATGAATACTGGAGAAATATCATTTTAGGAAAAGACAGTGTTACTGAAGTACCGGATGAAAGATGGAATAAAGAACTTTATTACAAACCTGATTCCAATGAATCGGATGTATCTCATTCCAAATGGGGAGGATTTATTCCTAAAATTGATTTTGATCCGCTGGCATTCGGAATTCCGCCACAATCGCTTGCAGCCATTGAACCCACACAGCTATTAACCTTATTGGTTGCTAAACGTGCGATGGAAGATGCAGGATATGGTGAAAAATACATTAACAGAGAAAACATTTCTGTCATTATAGGAGCTGAAGGAGGTAATGACCTTGCCAACAGCTATAGTTTCAGAGGATATTATAAGCAGGTTTTCGGAGAACTTCACGAAGAAGTAAAAGAGGCTTTCCCACATACTACTGAAGATTCTTTCCCGGGTATTCTGGCGAATGTAATCGCAGGTAGAATTACAAACCGACTGGATCTTGGCGGTAGAAACTTTACCGTAGATGCAGCTTGTGCTTCTTCTTTGGCCGCAATTGATCTTGCTTGCCAGGAATTGGTATTAGGAAAGTCAGATATGGTTCTTGCCGGAGGAGCAGATTTACATAACGGAATCAATGATTATCTGATGTTCTCCAGCACACATGCCCTATCCAGAAAAGGAAGATGTGCTACATTCGATGGTGATGCAGACGGTATCGCCCTTGGAGAAGGTATTGCTATCCTTGTTTTAAAAAGATATGAGGACGCCGTACGTGATGGTGACCGTATTTATTCAGTAATCAAAGGAGTTGGCGGATCCAGTGACGGTAAAGCACTGGGATTGACTGCTCCAAGACAAATAGGCCAGGTAAGAGCATTAGAACGTGCTTATTCCCAGGCTGGGATAAGTCCGGCTTCCGTAGGTCTTGTAGAAGCTCATGGTACAGGAACCGTAGTAGGTGACAAAACAGAATTAAGTGCACTGACTAATTTATTCAGCCGTTCAGGAGCTTTACCGGGACAGACTCATTTAGGTTCTGTGAAAACACAGATCGGGCATACCAAGTGTGCAGCAGGATTAGCTGGATTAATCAAAGCTTCGCTTGCCGTTTATCACGGGGTAAAACCACCTACCCTACACCTTCAACAGCCTAATGCCTATTACAATTCAGAAACCAGTCCGTTTGCATTCCATGCAGAAAGTGGATTATGGGGTGAGAAAAACCGTTATGCAGGAATCAGTGCTTTCGGATTTGGGGGAACAAATTTCCATACGGTTATTGCCAACCATCCTAAGCAGGATAATTCAATCGCAATGCAGTCATGGCCTTCAGAATTATTTGTTTTCCGTGGAAACACCTATGAAGAAGCCAAAGGAGAATCAAGCAAGGTTAAGGCTTTATTAGAAATTAATGATGGTATTCCATTAAAAGATATCGCTTACAGTTTAAGCATCAGTTCAGAAAAACCAATCCAGTTCAGTATTGTTGCAGACACCGCTGAAGACCTGATGATGAAGCTTGAACTAGTATTGCTGGGGATTGAAACAAAAGACACTTTTACCGTAAATAAAAAAGAAGGTAAAGTAGCTTTCACATTCCCTGGACAAGGCAGTCAGAGAATCAATATGGCTCGTGACTTATTTGTGGTTTTCCCGGCTATGCGTAAGATCATTGATGAATATCCTGAACTTGAAAAAGTAGTTTTCCCATCCAAGACCTTTAATGAAGCTGATTTAAAACAACAAAAAGAAACCATTAAAGATACCCGTTTAGCACAACCGCTTTTAGGAATTGTAGACCTTGCATTGGCTAAATTCCTTGAGTCATTGGGAATTATTCCTGATATGCTGGCAGGTCACAGCTATGGTGAAATACCGGCTTTATGTTTTGCAGGAGTATTTGGAGAAGATAAACTGGTTGACTTAAGTGTTAAGAGAGCTCAATCTATTTTAGACTCAGTAGAAGGAGGAGATCCGGGTTCAATGCTGGCAGCAAGTGCTACTCCGGAACGTTTACAGTCAATTATTGCAAAAGTAGAAGGATGTTATCCTGTAAACTTCAATGCTCCTACCCAATGTGTCATTGCCGGAAGTACAGAAGCCATCAACAAATTGCTGGAAGTGCTTAAACAGGAAGGTATTTCTGCTAAAAAATTAGAAGTTGCATGTGCATTCCATAGCCCGTTATTGGCAAAATCCAAGAATTTATATGCTGAAGTATTAAAAGACGTTCCTTTCCAGGAAATGCAGATCCCTGTATGGTCTAATACCACAGCAAAAGTATATCCCGCGAATCCATCAGAAATAAAAGAAAGACTTACTGACCATCTGGTACAGCCTGTAAGATTTGTAGAACAGCTTCAGGCGATGTACAACGACGGTGCCAGAATATTTATAGAAGTAGGCCCCGGAAAAGTACTTACCGGATTAACCAAATCCTGTCTGGAAAAAGATCAGTTAACCTTATATGTTGAAGACAACAGCCGTAATAAATTCAGTCATCTTCTTTGCATGCTGGCTCAATATTTAGGAACCGGCAGAAGCTTCAATATTGATAAACTTTTTGATGGTAGAAGCGTGAAGGTTATTGATCTTAACCAACCCGAGCTTTACAAGAAAAGCCCTGCCATCTGGCGTGTTAACGGGCAAACTGCCTACCCAACTACCGGTAATCTGCCAGCAAATGGTGCATTACCACTTATAAACCCTATTCCCATGAACAATTTTACTAATAATACACAGGCATCTGCAACTGAGGCTCAGTCTACTGCTGAACGTATGTTGCAGGAATATTTAAACAGTATGAAATTAATGATACAGGCACAGCGTGATGTGATGCTTTCCTTTATGGGACAGAATCCTCAGGCATTCCCTGCTCCTGTATACCATTCACCAGCACCAGTTGCTGCGCACCAGCCAATATCTTCTATTCCGGTTCAGCCTGTTCAACAGGAAAGACCGGTAGCCGTTGCTGCTGTGAAGCAAGCTCCTACGAGAGATATCAAATCCTTATTACTACAGGTAGTAAGTGACAAAACAGGATATCCTCAGGAAATGCTGGGTATGGAAATGGACCTTGAAGCTGATTTAAGTATTGATTCTATTAAAAGAGTGGAGATCATTGGAACACTTCGTAATGAACTGGGAACTCTGGGTAACGGAAATACCAATGAAGATACTGTTATGGAACAGCTTGCAGGAATAAAAACCCTAAGCGGACTGGTTTCATGGCTTACTGAATTCTCAGGAGCCGAAACAACTGCTACGCCTGAAAAAAACGGTTCTTCAGCTGAACCAACAAGTTCAAAACCACAAACACAACCGACATTCTCTCTTGAAGACCTTCAAAATGCGATTCTGAATATCGTAAGTGAAAAAACAGGATACCCAAAAGAAATGTTAGGTCTTGATCTTGACCTGGAAGCAGATTTAAGTATAGACTCCATCAAACGTATGGAAATCATCGGTGATCTTAAAACCAAGATCGGGTTTGGCCAAAACCTTGAACAGGCTGATGATGTTATGGAAAAACTGGCTGCTATTAAAACACTTCGCGGCCTGGCGAGCTGGATCAGCGAAATGAATGGTGAAACCAACGAAGCTGTCCATGAAGTGAAAGAAACCAATATCGCAGAGCCAACTCAAAATGTACTTTCACGTCTTCGTTTCGATATCACTCCTACCGATGATTTTTTAGTACAAAATACAGAAGTATTGCAGGGAAAACGTTTTGCGATTACACAAGATGACAATAAACAAACTTCAGCAATTAAAGAAGCTTTGGAAAAGCATGGAGCTATTGTAGAATTAGTAGATACAGAAAAAGATTTTTCTAATATTGACGGATTAATTATGCTGGATTTATTCTCAGCAACTGATAAACCAAGCATTATTGATCATGTAGATCTGATCAAAAAACTGGATTTTGATAAGGCAAAATGGGTATATCTGATTTCTGATATTCCGGCACACCTTCAGGAAATTACAGATGCAAGCATATTACGCCACCATCAGGGGTATCCGGGACTTTTCAAAAGTCTGGCAAGAGAATTTGATAATACAACCTGCAGACTGATCAGCCTTGGCACGCCTCAGGAAGTAGATCAGATTGCTGAAATTACTTTAAAGGAAATCCTTACCAATGATAAACCCGCTGAAGTTATTTATAAAAATGATCAGAGGCATAAAGTAGATATTATCCCTTCTCCATTGTCAACAAGCTTAAACGAAGCTCATATCCAATTAGATCAAAAATCTGTGGTATTGGTATTGGGAGGCGCACAGGGAATCACTGCTGAATTGGCAAAACATATGTCTCAGGCTTATCCTTGTACTTATATTCTGGTAGGAAGATCAGCTGATCCAAGAGAGGGAGCATTAGAATTAAAAGAATTTGAAGCTATGAAAACCAAAGAAGAAATCAGAGGTTTCCTTATCAGATCCGGCCAATTCACTGCCCCTGCAGAAATAGAAAAAGAAACAACTAAGATTTTCAAAAACAATCAGATCCTGCGCACAATCCGTGATATGGAAGCGCTTGGAAATACTATTATTTACCAATCATTGGATCTTTGTGACGAAGAAGGTTTGAGTAATCTGATCAGCAGTATTTATGAAAAATACAACCGTCTGGATGGAGTAATCCATGGAGCAGGTCTCTTAGAAGATAAACTATTCAAACAAAAGACCACAAGCTCTTTCGGGCGTGTATTTGACACCAAAGTAAAACCACTTCGTGTATTGGCAGAACAGCTTCGTTCAGACTGCCAGTTTGTAGTATTATTCTCAAGTATTGCATCTGTATACGGTAACAAAGGTCAGACAGATTATGCTGCAGCCAACAGTGTACTGGATGATTACGCGAATGCTTTAAACAAAAGATTAAAAGGAAAAGTAATCTCTATCAACTGGGGACCATGGAAAGGTGCCGGAATGGTTTCCTCTACTCTTGAATCAGAATACGAACGCAGAGGTATTTCCATGATCCCATTGGATGAAGGAAAAGAAATCTTCCTTAACGAGATTAAATACGGAACTGAAAGCCAGGTGCTGATCATGTCAGGAAATAATTGGTAA
- the glsA gene encoding glutaminase A: protein MKNNSFLFSAKGICTAAFLSLNTIVYAQKVADISTISEKTLNTILEKNRAYYTQGKVADYIPELGKMDAKAIAFSVVDKNGKIFNTGDVSKKFTMQSISKIISLMVAVNEKGEAHVFDKMGYFGSDKPFNHFSNLETTGKPLNPMMNAGAILTTSLISGDGEKPFLKILDMVRYITKNQTIDYNKSVYESEKSTGHRNRGMFYIMKNSGLISGNEDQLDNYFKQCSIELTAEDLAKIGYFFANQCVRFDGDTIYKNADMAKLVESQMLTAGMYEFSGEYSRTVGLPSKSGVGGGITVSVPGKIGIGVFSPSLDQHGNSLAGYHMILDLAKQYGLSIF from the coding sequence ATGAAAAACAACAGCTTTTTATTTTCTGCAAAAGGAATTTGTACCGCAGCTTTTCTTTCCTTAAACACAATAGTTTACGCTCAAAAAGTCGCAGACATTTCAACAATCTCAGAAAAAACACTCAATACTATTCTGGAAAAAAACAGAGCTTATTATACACAAGGCAAAGTAGCAGATTATATTCCTGAACTGGGAAAAATGGATGCTAAAGCAATTGCTTTTTCGGTGGTTGATAAAAACGGGAAAATATTCAACACAGGTGATGTGAGTAAAAAATTCACCATGCAGAGTATTTCCAAAATTATATCATTAATGGTGGCTGTAAACGAAAAAGGCGAAGCCCATGTTTTTGATAAGATGGGATATTTCGGTTCTGATAAACCTTTTAACCATTTTTCAAACCTTGAAACCACAGGCAAACCTCTCAATCCTATGATGAATGCTGGAGCTATTCTTACCACTTCGCTGATTTCGGGAGATGGTGAGAAACCCTTCCTTAAGATTCTGGACATGGTGAGATACATTACCAAAAATCAGACTATTGATTACAACAAATCTGTTTATGAATCTGAAAAATCAACAGGACACCGAAACCGTGGCATGTTCTATATCATGAAAAACAGCGGCCTGATTTCAGGAAATGAAGACCAGCTGGATAACTATTTTAAGCAATGTTCTATTGAGCTTACTGCTGAAGATCTTGCAAAAATAGGATACTTCTTTGCCAACCAATGCGTAAGATTTGATGGCGATACTATTTATAAGAATGCTGACATGGCCAAACTGGTAGAATCACAGATGCTGACTGCCGGAATGTATGAATTCAGTGGTGAATACTCCAGAACCGTTGGCCTTCCAAGTAAATCCGGTGTAGGAGGCGGAATTACCGTAAGTGTTCCCGGAAAAATTGGAATCGGTGTATTCAGTCCATCTTTAGATCAGCATGGTAATTCACTGGCAGGATATCACATGATCTTAGACCTGGCAAAACAGTATGGATTAAGTATATTTTAA